In Erigeron canadensis isolate Cc75 chromosome 1, C_canadensis_v1, whole genome shotgun sequence, a single window of DNA contains:
- the LOC122585401 gene encoding uncharacterized protein LOC122585401 isoform X1 — translation MSTERIGPPNQENEHHSGNKGRQRAFVWEFFEKITGDDGLPKTRCTNCNKVYCFAANSGTSTMRRHLRKCCPQPLTQVSPTQLIPRKKTKTPRFSEELSDEARAAKKLKSVMVEDLQTKTDRELVEFIWMNKRNVGLLEQKLPHKAIAIKEAIKCYEGEIDRRANLLLPKENGGCPITCIESVKVEADDPLDPRYKNVSEIMAEDVSAVAGKIVETHRGVTQHDDVLTLDNGNLVVKVEVGDQSGSNGNFDGYIAEDERAERLQIVAINGNENQTPAKQSSAISILPQDICSELKEVSSVLSMLTSLDNFYTPEGSPLDEEAENAKQTLTDLLKKDFETIIGSPDEQNVKVCIQILIKNLHKLPRFQGKVIETLNMDFEIACKNWTTWCKNIENNIAFEVQHGENLQVLQAWQEKDMEFESKIEDIDADILQLKAELREKELIRESLVKQKSDLFDQSKISIDEAKRLLQEMVTVKLQSDVAIDNMKEFSSKWVRIRENFKSK, via the exons atgtcgaCTGAAAGGATTGGGCCTCccaaccaagagaatgaacaccATTCTGGAAATAAGGGACGCCAACGAGCGTTTGTTTGGGAATTCTTCGAGAAGATTACAGGGGACGATGGGTTACCAAAAACAAGGTGCACCAACTGTAACAAAGTCTACTGCTTTGCTGCAAATTCAGGTACATCAACAATGAGAAGACACTTACGCAAGTGTTGTCCACAACCCTTAACTCAAGTTAGCCCGACCCAACTCATCccaagaaaaaaaactaaaactccTAGGTTTAGTGAGGAACTGTCAGATGAGGCTAGGGCAGCCAAGAAATTGAAGTCTGTTATGGTGGAAGACCTCCAAACCAAGACTGATAGGGAATTAGTGGAGTTTATTTGGATGAATAAGCGAAATGTTGGACTCCTTGAGCAAAAGCTACCTCATAAGGCCATAGCCATAAAGGAAGCTATCAAGTGCTACGAAGGGGAAATTGATCGTAGGGCAAACCTTCTTCTTCCCAAG GAGAATGGGGGATGTCCTATCACCTGCATAGAGTCAGTTAAAGTTGAAGCAGACGATCCACTTGATCCACGCTATAAGAATGTGAGTGAGATCATGGCTGAGGATGTGAGTGCCGTGGCTGGCAAGATTGTTGAGACACACAGAGGTGTGACTCAG CACGATGATGTCCTCACACTTGACAATGGGAATCTCGTTGTAAAAGTTGAAGTTGGTGATCAATCCGGTAGTAATGGGAATTTTGATGGATACATAGCTGAAGACGAGCGTGCAGAAAGACTTCAGATTGTTGCAATAAATGGAAATGAGAATCAG ACGCCTGCCAAACAGTCTTCTGCCATTTCTATTCTTCCCCAAGACATATGTTCAGAATTAAAGGAAGTTTCATCTGTGCTTTCTATGCTAACTTCACTAGACAATTTCTACACTCCCGAAGGCAGTCCTCTTGATGAAGAAGCTGAAAACGCAAAACAAACCCTAACTGATCTTCTGAAAAAGGACTTTGAAACCATTATCGGATCTCCAGATGAACAAAATGTCAAAGTTTGCATCCAAATCTTGATCAAGAACCTCCACAAGCTTCCAAGATTCCAAGGCAAAGTTATCGAAACACTCAACATGGATTTTGAAATTGCCTGTAAAAACTGGACAACTTGGTGTAAGAATATTgaaaacaatattgcatttgagGTGCAGCATGGAGAAAATCTGCAAGTTTTGCAAGCATGGCAGGAGAAAGACATGGAATTTGAGTCCAAAATAGAAGACATAGATGCTGATATCCTACAGTTAAAAGCTGAACTGCGTGAAAAAGAGTTGATCCGTGAGAGTTTGGTCAAACAGAAGTCTGATTTGTTTGATCAGAGCAAGATCTCGATTGATGAAGCAAAGAGGCTTCTTCAAGAGATGGTTACTGTGAAGTTGCAGAGTGATGTTGCCATTGATAACATGAAAGAGTTTTCTTCCAAATGGGTAAGGATCAGGGAGAATTTCAAGTCCAAGTAA
- the LOC122585401 gene encoding uncharacterized protein LOC122585401 isoform X2: MSTERIGPPNQENEHHSGNKGRQRAFVWEFFEKITGDDGLPKTRCTNCNKVYCFAANSGTSTMRRHLRKCCPQPLTQVSPTQLIPRKKTKTPRFSEELSDEARAAKKLKSVMVEDLQTKTDRELVEFIWMNKRNVGLLEQKLPHKAIAIKEAIKCYEGEIDRRANLLLPKENGGCPITCIESVKVEADDPLDPRYKNVSEIMAEDVSAVAGKIVETHRGVTQTPAKQSSAISILPQDICSELKEVSSVLSMLTSLDNFYTPEGSPLDEEAENAKQTLTDLLKKDFETIIGSPDEQNVKVCIQILIKNLHKLPRFQGKVIETLNMDFEIACKNWTTWCKNIENNIAFEVQHGENLQVLQAWQEKDMEFESKIEDIDADILQLKAELREKELIRESLVKQKSDLFDQSKISIDEAKRLLQEMVTVKLQSDVAIDNMKEFSSKWVRIRENFKSK; the protein is encoded by the exons atgtcgaCTGAAAGGATTGGGCCTCccaaccaagagaatgaacaccATTCTGGAAATAAGGGACGCCAACGAGCGTTTGTTTGGGAATTCTTCGAGAAGATTACAGGGGACGATGGGTTACCAAAAACAAGGTGCACCAACTGTAACAAAGTCTACTGCTTTGCTGCAAATTCAGGTACATCAACAATGAGAAGACACTTACGCAAGTGTTGTCCACAACCCTTAACTCAAGTTAGCCCGACCCAACTCATCccaagaaaaaaaactaaaactccTAGGTTTAGTGAGGAACTGTCAGATGAGGCTAGGGCAGCCAAGAAATTGAAGTCTGTTATGGTGGAAGACCTCCAAACCAAGACTGATAGGGAATTAGTGGAGTTTATTTGGATGAATAAGCGAAATGTTGGACTCCTTGAGCAAAAGCTACCTCATAAGGCCATAGCCATAAAGGAAGCTATCAAGTGCTACGAAGGGGAAATTGATCGTAGGGCAAACCTTCTTCTTCCCAAG GAGAATGGGGGATGTCCTATCACCTGCATAGAGTCAGTTAAAGTTGAAGCAGACGATCCACTTGATCCACGCTATAAGAATGTGAGTGAGATCATGGCTGAGGATGTGAGTGCCGTGGCTGGCAAGATTGTTGAGACACACAGAGGTGTGACTCAG ACGCCTGCCAAACAGTCTTCTGCCATTTCTATTCTTCCCCAAGACATATGTTCAGAATTAAAGGAAGTTTCATCTGTGCTTTCTATGCTAACTTCACTAGACAATTTCTACACTCCCGAAGGCAGTCCTCTTGATGAAGAAGCTGAAAACGCAAAACAAACCCTAACTGATCTTCTGAAAAAGGACTTTGAAACCATTATCGGATCTCCAGATGAACAAAATGTCAAAGTTTGCATCCAAATCTTGATCAAGAACCTCCACAAGCTTCCAAGATTCCAAGGCAAAGTTATCGAAACACTCAACATGGATTTTGAAATTGCCTGTAAAAACTGGACAACTTGGTGTAAGAATATTgaaaacaatattgcatttgagGTGCAGCATGGAGAAAATCTGCAAGTTTTGCAAGCATGGCAGGAGAAAGACATGGAATTTGAGTCCAAAATAGAAGACATAGATGCTGATATCCTACAGTTAAAAGCTGAACTGCGTGAAAAAGAGTTGATCCGTGAGAGTTTGGTCAAACAGAAGTCTGATTTGTTTGATCAGAGCAAGATCTCGATTGATGAAGCAAAGAGGCTTCTTCAAGAGATGGTTACTGTGAAGTTGCAGAGTGATGTTGCCATTGATAACATGAAAGAGTTTTCTTCCAAATGGGTAAGGATCAGGGAGAATTTCAAGTCCAAGTAA